From the Coffea eugenioides isolate CCC68of chromosome 1, Ceug_1.0, whole genome shotgun sequence genome, the window CAAGTTTAGGTGCCTAGTCGTCTGATCGATTGGCGGTGTCGCCTGCTTCTCTTTCTCTACTCTCTGACGGCTCTTGCTCTAGGGAGGCCGACTAGAGAAAGGATGgtgttatttttctttctagTGTTTCAATAAAATCCTAAACCTAGCTCTACCCACTAGTAGGtggtttggataagagttttaGTTTATTAGAAACCCTTATCCCATCCTacagttattttatttttcttttacttagaaattttatctttttaattaattggaaaaataaaataataaaaatcggtGTCAAAAATCATGGATTTTACAACATTTACATGAACTATGAAGCCTTTGGAATAAATATTGCAATATATCCCTTGGGTTGTGAACACTCTTTCTATTGGCGTGGGGCTATTGGATGCTCCTAATCAAATAGAGCAAGATGAGGAGTCGAAAAAGGCTTATCACGAGTAATTTGTGTCTATCATTTCTAAAATGGATGGATAATTTCGAAACCTCTCTTGagatttttgataatttcactTAGTTCccttaaagttttaaaaattacatatacatCTCTTCAAGTTACCATTTTGGTAACAAAAACTATTCAgttgtcaaaattttgaataaataaccCCAAATACTCTCATAAAATGTGAAGTTCATTTACTTTCCTATAAAATTCTTAAAAGAATTTGGAACATATACAACATCAGAAACCCAATTTCAACCTTTATTTCTACTATTCTAAACCTTCCATATTCCCAAATCTCAAATCAATACTATTATCTCCATCACCACCACTACTATTAGTCCCTAAATTCTAAAATCTCAATCTAAAcgaaagaaacaaaactagcactattaaatttaaaaaatttcaccaacTTCATTCATTTAGCACCCTATCCCTCAAATGTTGGAATACCAATACTAGCCCATCCTTCTTAAACGTTCAATTCACATCTTCTTCTATTAATCTTTAGATCCTTTAAgcaaaactaaaattaatttgtaatatgtTTAAAATTGTGTTTATGACATAATTGGTTATTCCAAGAGTGAACTTTGTTTTTGTTGCCATTTAATATCGAATTGTGTGGAATGCGTTCACATGCACAAGATTAGTAGCAGATTATTTAATtgcataaaaaatattaatatgttAAGGTTATTATGATCATTTTACAAGGGCCAAGAGAAGTAAGTGTAATATTAAAAATCTCAAGGGTAGTAGACgaaattgttagaaatttcAAGGGAGATTTCTCAAATTATCCCTTTCTAAAAAGTAAGATCTAATTCAAGTAGGGATGACAATTGACATGGCTGTACGCAAATGGGCTAGCAATCCTGTCCCAAATTCCCAATAAGTTAATGACTTGGGTTTTAATCGATTCTCACTTGTTTGGCTACAAATGCCAATGAGAAGGGACATGGCCACAAAGGTTTCGAAAGCATggatttaattttaattttataattgcAAATATGGTTGAAAGAAGAATTACATTATACGATATGCAAATCGATTACAGATCGGCAAGATCTTATTTGAATTTGATTCCCTAATTAACCAAATCAAATATGATTAGGCTTACGTTTGGCTTcagtaaaataaaaattggaaatttaCATAAAAGAGATTTGATCGAGTCAAATATGAAcacaattttaaatttattagaATAGACAAACAACTTTGAATGTCCTTTTTGATTGGATTTATTTACACCACTACTTGCATGTAAGGTTTTTTGAAACTTTCATGGGGAAaagtaaaattgtaaaaaatatttcTAGTAAATGCCAAATTCTCAAGCTTGTGGGGCAACTTATAAGGGGGACAAATTAGATCTTTAAAATTCTTCGCAGTCCGTCAATGCGGAAATTCTAAAAACAAATCAAGTAGCGCGTTTTAGCTGTCAAGCACCTAATTCCAAGCGCGTGCTGCTGCCTTACAATTCATCCTTTCTCCGTTCACATCCACAAACTTTTCTTGGCaattttaaaccaaaattatACCCACTATACATTTATCTACTAAGATATTCAACGGAGATTAGGTTGAAGTCCTGAGGCAAAATCTTAAAAAAGTGTAAAAGTCCATTTTGGTTACAATCATATAGAGACTAATCTAGACTAGGAAAATGGAATTGCTGTTTATGTCATCTTAAAGTATAAATGACAGCAACATTATgggaaaaatgtaaaattactTTTCTCACTTTCAAAACTTGTGCAAATATAGGGTGCAGACAAGCCCTTTTTTTTGGCTGTTCCTAACTGCTGATTAATAGCATTGACTTTTTCATATTAGTTCATGATAATCCCTTCTCCCTCTATCCAACACCAAGAGATGGCAGAACACAACTTCAAGGGCTGTTTAATGATTATAACACgtaaaaaaaactcaaaaagtGTTCCAAAATGCCAACtattgtactttttttttttcctgacggagtgggtgtccgggtcaattctCACGGGGTCCGACTAATTCTACTCCGACCCGGAAGGAGAGGTCACATCCCTCCGAACATGATAACCACAGGACTCGGACCCTTGCGGGCACTAGACACCAACTCCTAAGAAGGCTTGCTGAGATCAATCGAGTTGTTCACGAGAGACAGACAATTTGGTGGGAGGCAAGAGTTGAACTCCTTACCTCCCATCCCACCGGAAAGGTGGTGGCCACTGAGCTTGGTTCCAACTATTGTGCACTAGGACACTTCATTTTGAGTTTGTTGATAGGTTAACGACTTCTTGAATCAGAACTGGTAATTTATTATTAGCATGTCTGTCTGTGTTAATGTTTCCAGTCTTCCATTTGATTTTCTTATTTAATTGTCTTGTGCTACAAGTCCACTAGCAAGCTAATTATGTGCAGTTCCATTGGAGCAACATCTCTAAACTTTCCAATCAATCCATTCACACTCACTCAGTTACAATACTACAATAGACATTTTGTTTATATATGAACTCTTCAGTTCTGTTGCAGCCATTTGACACAGAAATGCcgaaagcaagaaagaaagaaagagctAAAACTACTCTTCATTAATAATCTCACTAGCAGAATGAAACTTCTCTATTTAGTTGAGCAAGCAGAATGGATTTTCAATCAACTGATGTACAACTAAGCATTTCTGATCAGGTAGCGCTATCTTCTGGAGCTCCTTGTAGGTTTTATCCTTGAACTCGTGCGACATGGCTCTGCCTTTTACAAGTAAAATCATGGATGATACCTCATCTTCGTTGCTAGCTATGTAAAGAACATGGAAAGCTGAAGCAAGGCTGGTAAGATCAACATGGTACTTCACAGACCAGTTGAACTGGCCACGCTTCATCTGATGGACAAAGAGCATATTAGCATCAGAGTTGGATCCCACGATTAGGCATAAATGGCCTTCATTAGTCTTTCCAAAATGTTTCAGCTTTCTTTGCTGATTACTCTTTTGCAGCGGAGGCATTGCAAATCGCTGGAAAACTTCTGAGGAAACATTAAAACATTGCGATTCCTCTGACGTTAGTGCTGGCCAGAGGATGGAGCCATCAAAATAAACTCCCAAGTTGAAACAAACATCACCTAACGGAACTCCTTCCATGCCTTTCCATGACTTGCTCTCTGAAGAATACATATTGACAAAAATCTGTGATCTGCGAAGAAAGCTGATTGCTACCACTTTGTAAGCTATTGATTCGGAAGGATCGTACGCCAAAAACATATTCACTTCCTTCCACGCGCTACGCCTTTCAGGGCATGGAACTGCAACATACTCTTTGGTTGTTGGATTACATATATAGTACCTGTGGTTGTAGAAAAGTTTACTGCCTTTTTTACAAAGGATCAGAAACAATCCATTGCAAGAGCTCAAGATCTCAGTACCACAGATG encodes:
- the LOC113766052 gene encoding F-box protein At5g07610-like; this translates as MVCASAEAIESCDEILIQILKHLPAKSLFRFKLVSKRWSSLIYDPFLKSIWKPRVSGLFIQISTKKTCKTKHEYIQVEAKLPNSLQDNLSFLNSDGNSICGTEILSSCNGLFLILCKKGSKLFYNHRYYICNPTTKEYVAVPCPERRSAWKEVNMFLAYDPSESIAYKVVAISFLRRSQIFVNMYSSESKSWKGMEGVPLGDVCFNLGVYFDGSILWPALTSEESQCFNVSSEVFQRFAMPPLQKSNQQRKLKHFGKTNEGHLCLIVGSNSDANMLFVHQMKRGQFNWSVKYHVDLTSLASAFHVLYIASNEDEVSSMILLVKGRAMSHEFKDKTYKELQKIALPDQKCLVVHQLIENPFCLLN